The following are encoded in a window of Parachlamydiales bacterium genomic DNA:
- a CDS encoding co-chaperone GroES — MSTTHSGCCSASKNKTKLQPLGNRVLVKRLEKEESVGGILLPDSAKKKQEQAEVVAVGKGKLDKNGQLIPMPVKIGDIILLEKYSGQEINLDDVEYVILRADDIIAIIE, encoded by the coding sequence ATGTCAACTACACACTCCGGATGCTGCTCAGCATCAAAAAACAAAACTAAACTCCAACCTTTGGGAAACCGCGTTCTCGTTAAACGCTTGGAAAAAGAAGAGTCCGTAGGCGGCATCCTGCTCCCAGACTCAGCCAAGAAGAAACAAGAACAAGCGGAAGTCGTTGCTGTAGGCAAAGGCAAACTAGACAAAAACGGACAACTTATCCCTATGCCTGTTAAAATAGGCGACATCATCCTGCTCGAAAAATACTCAGGCCAAGAAATCAATCTCGACGACGTAGAGTACGTAATCCTACGCGCCGATGACATCATTGCTATTATCGAATAA
- the cysS gene encoding cysteine--tRNA ligase yields MTLKQLHFYNTETRQKELFSTLVPGQVKMYTCGPTVYNYAHIGNFRAYVFEDVLRRTLKYFGYSVNQVMNLTDVDDKTIRGAIAQNCTLDEYVQPFIRAFFEDLAALKIDKVEHYPAATQYIPQMIEMIQKLMDKGMAYKGGDGSIYFPIKQFARYGCLSHLKLDELQAGASQRVSSDEYDKDHLADFVLWKHYDAERDGQIFWDSPFGPGRPGWHLECSTMAMQILGDTLDIHCGGIDNMFPHHENEIAQSEACSGKVFTKLWMHCEHLLVENKKMSKSAGNFYTLRDLLEKGYSGTEVRYMLLHTHYKSQLNFTLPGLDGARSSIARLNAFVRRLIDIAHIDNPKAVKGQLDQLLERAKTDFENSLADDLNMSAALGALYEFVREGNTALDTCTIHPDEARAAIEAFKKFDQVLNVIEFAESDNIPMNLQQLLDERKEVRAQKNWKRSDEIRDEIAANGYNIEDTPLGARLVKKE; encoded by the coding sequence ATGACACTGAAGCAACTGCATTTCTATAATACTGAAACAAGGCAGAAAGAGCTGTTTTCAACGCTTGTGCCAGGACAAGTGAAAATGTATACTTGTGGGCCCACCGTCTACAATTATGCACATATCGGAAACTTCAGAGCTTATGTGTTTGAAGATGTACTGCGCAGAACGTTGAAGTATTTCGGCTATAGCGTAAATCAAGTCATGAATTTGACAGACGTAGACGATAAGACGATTCGCGGAGCCATTGCTCAAAACTGCACGCTGGACGAATATGTCCAGCCATTTATCAGGGCATTTTTTGAAGACCTTGCAGCTTTGAAGATTGATAAAGTGGAGCACTATCCCGCAGCCACACAGTATATCCCGCAAATGATAGAGATGATCCAGAAATTGATGGATAAGGGCATGGCTTACAAAGGCGGGGACGGCAGTATCTATTTTCCGATTAAGCAATTTGCACGCTACGGCTGCCTATCTCATCTAAAATTGGATGAATTGCAAGCAGGCGCATCGCAACGTGTCTCTTCGGATGAATATGACAAGGATCACCTAGCTGACTTTGTTTTATGGAAACACTACGATGCAGAAAGAGACGGACAGATCTTCTGGGATAGTCCTTTTGGTCCCGGCCGTCCAGGATGGCACTTAGAATGCTCTACAATGGCAATGCAGATTTTAGGCGATACTTTAGATATCCATTGCGGCGGCATAGATAATATGTTTCCCCACCACGAAAATGAGATAGCCCAATCCGAAGCATGCTCCGGTAAGGTCTTTACTAAATTGTGGATGCACTGTGAACACCTTCTTGTCGAAAATAAGAAGATGTCGAAGAGCGCCGGTAATTTCTATACCCTGCGAGACCTTTTAGAAAAGGGCTACAGTGGTACTGAAGTACGTTATATGCTTTTGCACACCCATTATAAATCGCAATTGAATTTCACTTTGCCCGGTTTGGATGGTGCGCGTTCTTCCATAGCACGTCTGAATGCCTTCGTTCGTCGCTTGATCGATATTGCACATATCGATAACCCCAAAGCTGTCAAAGGACAGCTTGACCAATTGTTGGAGAGAGCTAAAACAGATTTTGAAAATTCGCTTGCCGATGATTTAAATATGTCTGCAGCCTTGGGTGCTTTATATGAATTTGTCAGGGAAGGTAACACGGCCTTAGACACATGCACTATTCATCCCGATGAAGCCAGAGCTGCGATTGAAGCTTTTAAAAAATTTGACCAGGTTTTGAATGTTATTGAGTTTGCAGAGTCTGATAATATTCCAATGAACTTGCAACAATTGTTGGATGAACGTAAGGAAGTCCGTGCCCAGAAGAACTGGAAACGTTCCGATGAGATCAGGGATGAAATCGCCGCAAACGGTTATAATATTGAAGATACCCCATTAGGGGCGCGGCTTGTGAAAAAGGAGTAA
- the groL gene encoding chaperonin GroEL (60 kDa chaperone family; promotes refolding of misfolded polypeptides especially under stressful conditions; forms two stacked rings of heptamers to form a barrel-shaped 14mer; ends can be capped by GroES; misfolded proteins enter the barrel where they are refolded when GroES binds) produces the protein MAAKDIKFKQEARQLLLKGIKTLADAVKVTLGPKGRNVLIDKAYGSPHITKDGVTVAKEIELENRDENMGAKMVKEVASKTADKAGDGTTTATVLAEAIFTEGLRNVTAGANPNDLKKGMEKALEVIVNKLRSLSKPVTKQNEIAQVATISANNDAEMGKIIADAIEKVGKDGTLTIEEGKGFETTLKVVKGMNFDRGYLSVYFVTNPQQQQVEYEDCYILIYDKKIGAVKDIIPILQAVAETGRPLLIIAEDVEGEALATLVVNRIRAGLKVCAVKAPGFGDRRKAILEDIAIITGGQVITEELGMKLDATTLEMLGRAKKIVINKDETTIVEGAGSKEKIQDRSAQLKRQIDESESDYDREKLQERLAKLSGGVAVISVGAHTETAMKERKDRFDDAQHATRAAIEEGILPGGGTAFIRCIPEVENLIKSLEGDQKTGAQIIALSLRAPLRQIADNAGEEGVLVVKKVTDDGSKSQNMGYDALNNKYVDMVEAGILDPTKVARCAIENAVSIAGLLLTTEATVTELPEEKPAAAHSHAGMDY, from the coding sequence ATGGCAGCAAAAGACATCAAATTTAAGCAGGAAGCACGTCAACTCCTCCTAAAAGGGATCAAGACACTTGCCGATGCAGTGAAAGTCACCCTAGGTCCTAAAGGCCGCAACGTCCTCATCGACAAAGCCTATGGCTCACCTCACATCACAAAAGACGGCGTCACAGTAGCTAAAGAGATCGAACTCGAAAACCGTGACGAGAACATGGGCGCTAAAATGGTAAAAGAAGTCGCCAGCAAAACTGCCGATAAAGCCGGCGACGGTACCACTACAGCAACAGTTCTTGCAGAAGCTATCTTTACTGAAGGTCTACGTAACGTCACAGCCGGTGCAAATCCTAACGATCTCAAGAAAGGGATGGAAAAAGCCCTTGAAGTTATCGTTAATAAACTGCGCAGCCTAAGCAAGCCTGTAACAAAACAAAACGAAATCGCCCAAGTCGCCACTATCTCCGCAAATAACGATGCTGAAATGGGTAAAATCATTGCCGACGCAATCGAGAAAGTCGGTAAAGACGGTACATTGACAATCGAAGAAGGTAAAGGCTTCGAAACAACACTTAAAGTTGTTAAAGGGATGAATTTTGACCGCGGATACCTTTCCGTATACTTCGTCACCAACCCGCAGCAACAGCAAGTAGAATACGAAGATTGCTATATCCTCATCTACGACAAAAAAATCGGCGCAGTCAAAGACATTATCCCCATTCTGCAAGCAGTTGCAGAAACAGGCCGTCCTTTGCTTATCATTGCTGAAGATGTTGAAGGTGAAGCCCTTGCTACACTCGTTGTCAACCGTATCCGTGCCGGCCTAAAAGTTTGCGCAGTTAAAGCTCCAGGCTTTGGCGACCGTCGTAAAGCTATATTGGAAGATATCGCTATCATCACAGGTGGCCAAGTTATTACCGAAGAACTCGGAATGAAGCTTGATGCGACAACATTAGAGATGTTAGGCCGTGCTAAGAAGATCGTCATCAACAAAGATGAAACAACGATCGTTGAAGGTGCTGGAAGCAAAGAAAAGATCCAAGACCGCAGCGCACAGCTTAAGCGTCAGATTGATGAAAGCGAATCCGACTACGATCGCGAAAAACTGCAAGAGCGTTTAGCAAAACTTTCTGGCGGCGTAGCAGTAATTTCCGTTGGAGCGCATACTGAAACAGCTATGAAAGAACGTAAAGACCGTTTTGACGATGCCCAGCATGCAACACGCGCAGCTATCGAAGAAGGCATTCTTCCTGGCGGCGGTACAGCCTTCATCCGTTGTATTCCTGAAGTTGAGAATCTGATCAAGTCTCTTGAAGGTGATCAGAAGACAGGGGCACAGATCATTGCATTATCTTTGCGCGCACCATTAAGACAAATCGCTGACAACGCAGGTGAAGAAGGCGTACTAGTCGTTAAGAAAGTTACCGATGATGGCTCCAAGTCACAGAACATGGGTTACGATGCTCTTAACAATAAATACGTTGATATGGTAGAAGCCGGTATTCTCGACCCCACTAAAGTAGCACGTTGCGCCATTGAAAACGCTGTCTCCATCGCGGGATTGCTGTTGACAACAGAAGCGACCGTCACTGAGTTGCCGGAAGAAAAGCCTGCTGCTGCTCATTCTCACGCAGGCATGGACTACTAA